The sequence GCAAAGGCAAAGGCAAAGGCAAAGGCAAAGGCAAAGGCAAAGGCAAAGGCAAAGGCAAAGGCAAAGGCAACGGCAACGGCAACGGCAACCGCAACCGCAACCGCAACCGCTGTGGGATCTGGGGCAGGTTTTGTAGGGTGGATTCGCGAAGCAATCCACCTTGCAACACTGGGCTGTTTCGCGCTGCGTGCTGCGCCTCACTGCCGCGTCATTGCGGCTTGAGCCGGAATCCAGCCGGCTGCAAAACAAAAAACACAGCCCCCACCAGTCATCAAACGACCAGTCGGGGGCTGCAGCCTTCGGAGGGAAGCGGGTTACTGGGCGCGTGCCGCTGCGGCGATTTTTTGCGCTGCGGTTTGTGCGGTCATGCTGTCGTCGTTCCAGAACTGGGCGGCGACGTCGTAAATGGCGCCCTCGGCGGCAGGCGGGATGGCCATGTCGTGTGCCCAGGAGGGGACCAGCGTGCCCTTGGCGGCGGCGTTCTTGAAGTCGGCGGAGGACTTTTTGGCGCAGTCGTCAAACTTGGACAGGTCCATGCCCTGGCGTGCCGGGATCGAGCCTTTGTACAGATTGAACACTTCCTGGAACTTCGGGCTCATCAAGAGTTGCGCCAGGTCGCGCTGGCCTTTCTCGGCGTCTTTGTCTTTCAGTTTGAAGAAGGCAAAAGAGTCGACGTTGAAGGTGTACGCGTCAGCGCTGCCCGGCGCGGCGACGCACAGGAAGTCTTTGCCGGCCTGTTTGCCGGCGACGGCGAATTCGCCCTTGGCCCAGTCGCCCATGAACTGCATGCCGGCCTTGCCGTTGATGACCATGGCGGTGGCCAGGTTCCAGTCGCGGCCGTTGGCGGCTTTGTCGGTGTAGGGTTTGATGCGCTTGTAGGTTTCCAGCACCTTGATCATGGTCGGGCTTTTGAGCGTGGCCTGATCCAGTTGCACAAAGGCTTTCTTGTAGAAGCTGGCACCGCCTACGCCGAGGGCGACGCTTTCCAGCAGTTCGGCTTCTTGCCAGGACTGGCCGCCAATGGCGACCGGGATAATCCCGGCTTTTTGCATGGCGTCGGCGGTCTTGAAGAATTCATCCCAGGTGGTCGGGGCTTTGGCGTTGGCTTTTTTCAGCAGGTCGGCGTTGATCCACAACCAGTTCACGCGGTGAACGTTGACCGGCGCGGCGACGTACTGGCCTTTGTATTTCATGACATTGGCCACGACGGGCGGGAGGAGTTTGTCCCAGCCTTCAGCTTTGGCGACGTCATCAATCGACACCAGCACGCCCTGATCGCCCCATTCCTGAATGGCCGGGCCTTTCAACTGGGCGGCGGCAGGCGGGTTGCCGGAGACCACGCGGGTCTTGAGTGCCGTCATGGCGTTTTCGCCTGCGCCACCGGCCACGGCGAAGTCTTTCCACTTGTCGCCCTTGGCTTCCAGCATGGTCTTGAGTTCGCCGGCCGCTTTGGCTTCGCCGCCGCTGGTCCAGTAATGCAGTACTTCCACTTCAGCCGCCTGCGTGAAGGCAGCAAGGCCCAGCAGCGCGGCAGCGCACAGGGTCAGTCGTACGTTAAGCATGATCGATCTCCATATTCGTGTGCCTGCCGGCGTTGCCGCAGGGCGAGGGGGCGCAGTCCGCTGGTCGTGTGCGTGTCATTGGCGCTGAAATGTTGTCGGATTTTATCGACTACATTGATGCCAATGTTAACGTTAACAGCAGCGCGCCTAACAATAAATGAATACCCTGATGATCAGCCCGGCTGCCCGATGCATCGGCAAAATCCGGTATCCTGAGTTCCGTTTCAATTTTGTTGCCGTCAGCACACAGAACATCCATGCCGCGTAAAGCCAACCAGAATGCGTCTCGCGCCGCCACCTTGCACGATGTAGCGGGCAAGGTAGGGGTGAGTGCGATTACGGTCTCACGCGCGCTCAATTCGCCGGATCTGGTCTCTGAAAAACTGCGGGCGCAGATTCTGGCGGCGGTCGATGAACTGGGTTATGTGCCCAACCGCTCGGCCCGCACACTGGTTTCATCGCGCTCGCACACGGTGGCGGTGCTGATTCCGTCGTTATCCAACACGGTGTTTATCGATACGCTGGCCGGCATCAATGAAGTGCTGGACCCGAAGGGCTACCAGATATTGATCGGCAACACGGCGTATGACGATGAGAAAGAAGAGCGTCTGCTGCGGGCGTATCTGTCGCACGCGCCGGATGGTGTGTTGCTGACCGGCACGCGCCAGCGGCCGGAAATGCGCCAGCGCCTGGCAAAGCTGGGTATCCCGGCGGTGCACATGATGGAGCTTGATCCTTCCAACGAGCGCCTGTGCGTGGGGTTCTCGCAAGATGAAGCCGGACGGCAGATCACCACGCATTTGCTGGAACGCGGCTACCGGCGCATTGCCTTCTTTGGCGCCCGGCTGGACCCGCGGGTGATGCAGCGGCTGGATGGCTACCGCAAGGCGCTGCAGGCGGCAGGTTGTTATGCGCCGGAGCTGGAGTACCTTAATCCCAAGCCCTCCCGCATCGGCCTTGGTGTGGAAATGCTGGAAGTCTTGCGCCGTGAGCATCCGGATTGCGATGCCGTGTTTTGTTGTAACGACGATCTGGCGCTGGGGGTGCTGACCGGCAGTCATCGCATCGGCATCAAGGTGCCGGAGCAGCTGGCGGTGGTGGGGTTCAACGATCTGGAAGGCGCCGCGTGGGCGACGCCGACGCTGACCAGCGTGCGCACACCGCGTTACCGCATCGGTTTTGAAGCGGCGAGCCTGCTGCTTAAACTGATGGAGGGCCACAACGTACCGGAACAACGTCAGCTTGATCTGGGTTTTGAGCTTAAACTGCGCGGCAGCAGTTGATCCGCCGCGTTTTGTTTTCTTTGCCTGATACCGTTTGATTGATCGCCATGCCTGTTTATCCCCCGTTTTCTGAACTGCCGGTTGATACCGACATCCCGCCTTATGGCATTGACGAGCGCACCGAATCAGCCTGGCAATGGCTGCAGATGGTGGGGCAACTGGTGGCCAAAGAACTGGCCGTCATGCCGCGCGGCACGCTGGCGCTGGTGGAAGAAACCGACAGTGTGTACTGGGTGGTGGCGATTGAAGACCAGCTTTACCTTGCCACGGCCGCCATTTTTGAAGGCGAAATCCTGCTGGAGCACGCCGCGCTGCTGCGCACTCTGGCGGCGCTCAGCATTGAAGAATTGACCTACCAGCGCATGGCGCTGGAAGCCTGGTTGCTGAGCCAGCCGACGATGCGGCTGGCCGATACCAAACGCCTGCAGATGTGGGATACCTTGCCCAAAGCCGGTGGGGCGGACTGGGAATAAAAGCGGCGGCAAAACCGCCAGTCTCCAGAGGGTGGTCAGGTGCTGACCAGCGACTCAGAACCACCCGCCAATCAGCCGCGTGCCTTGATAAAACACAAAGCACAACACCCACGCCAGCCCCAGTGACCACGCCACCGAACCGGCTGTGAACCACGCGCTTTTTGATTCTTTGTGCATGGTGGCCACGGTGGCCACGCACGGCACATAGATCAGCGTGAACAGCATGAACGAGATGGCCGAAACCGGGTCCATGCTGCTGGCCAGGTGGGCGGAAAGCGCGTTGCCTTGCATGCCGGTAATCACCGACAGCGCCCCCAGCACCACTTCTTTGGCGACAAAGCCAAAAATCAGCGCAATCGACATCTCGGAATGAATACCGATCGGCGTCAGTACCGGTTCGAGCACGTTTGCCACCATGGCGGCGTAGCTATGGTGCTCGTTCGGGTAATGCGTCAGGAACCACACCAGCAGTACGCCAGCGACAATCATGGTTGAGGCGGTACGCAAAAACGCCCGGGTTTCGCCCCAGCCGCGCAGGCGAATCTGCTTGAAGAGCGGCAGGCGGAAGGGCGGCAGTTCCAGTGCAAAAGGCTCGGATGAAGTAAAGCGCTTGCGCAGCAGCCAGGCCGTGCCCAGGGCGATCACGATACTGGCCAGATACAGCCCCAGCAGTACCCACGGTGCCTGGGCCGGGGTGAACAGCGCGGCGCACAGGAACAGGAAAATCTGCAACCGGGCCGAGCACAGCGCAAACGGGATGGTCAGCATGGTCAGGCGCCGGGCCTTGGGGTCGCGGATCACGCGGGTGCCCATCAGCGCCGGCACATTGCAGCCAAAACCCATCATCAGCATGACAAAGCCGCGGCCATCCAGACCCAGGCGCGCCATCAGGCCATCCATCATGAAAGCGGCGCGGGCGAAGTAGCCGGAGTCTTCAATCACCGCCATCAGCGAGAAAAACAGGAAGATCAGCGGCGCAAAGGTCAGCACGGTGCCAACGCCGTCATACAAGCCATCCAGCAAGGCGCCGCGCACAATCTCGGGCGCACCGGCCAGTGCGGGTTCCAGCCACGTTGACTTGACCCAGTCGATGCCGCTGCCCAGCAAGTCTTGCAGTGGCGTGCCAATGGCGAATGTCAGCT is a genomic window of Silvimonas iriomotensis containing:
- a CDS encoding ABC transporter substrate-binding protein; this encodes MLNVRLTLCAAALLGLAAFTQAAEVEVLHYWTSGGEAKAAGELKTMLEAKGDKWKDFAVAGGAGENAMTALKTRVVSGNPPAAAQLKGPAIQEWGDQGVLVSIDDVAKAEGWDKLLPPVVANVMKYKGQYVAAPVNVHRVNWLWINADLLKKANAKAPTTWDEFFKTADAMQKAGIIPVAIGGQSWQEAELLESVALGVGGASFYKKAFVQLDQATLKSPTMIKVLETYKRIKPYTDKAANGRDWNLATAMVINGKAGMQFMGDWAKGEFAVAGKQAGKDFLCVAAPGSADAYTFNVDSFAFFKLKDKDAEKGQRDLAQLLMSPKFQEVFNLYKGSIPARQGMDLSKFDDCAKKSSADFKNAAAKGTLVPSWAHDMAIPPAAEGAIYDVAAQFWNDDSMTAQTAAQKIAAAARAQ
- the feoB gene encoding ferrous iron transport protein B codes for the protein MQRIALVGMPNTGKSTLFNRITGGNARVANWPGLTVDLATHRILLGAKMVQMVDLPGIYDLSGGAEDERIAQSFLASTPLTGVIVLLNATQLDRQLGLALQLKALGAPMIVALNMADEARSAGMTIDTAALAQQLGCPVLLVSAKRGDGIPELKQTLSHLAGQQRAVNLDFTQLQPAAAFHEAEARLHHDHVSRPPTMPASLTARIDRWILHPALGLPLFVLTMFILFQLTFAIGTPLQDLLGSGIDWVKSTWLEPALAGAPEIVRGALLDGLYDGVGTVLTFAPLIFLFFSLMAVIEDSGYFARAAFMMDGLMARLGLDGRGFVMLMMGFGCNVPALMGTRVIRDPKARRLTMLTIPFALCSARLQIFLFLCAALFTPAQAPWVLLGLYLASIVIALGTAWLLRKRFTSSEPFALELPPFRLPLFKQIRLRGWGETRAFLRTASTMIVAGVLLVWFLTHYPNEHHSYAAMVANVLEPVLTPIGIHSEMSIALIFGFVAKEVVLGALSVITGMQGNALSAHLASSMDPVSAISFMLFTLIYVPCVATVATMHKESKSAWFTAGSVAWSLGLAWVLCFVFYQGTRLIGGWF
- a CDS encoding LacI family DNA-binding transcriptional regulator, with the translated sequence MPRKANQNASRAATLHDVAGKVGVSAITVSRALNSPDLVSEKLRAQILAAVDELGYVPNRSARTLVSSRSHTVAVLIPSLSNTVFIDTLAGINEVLDPKGYQILIGNTAYDDEKEERLLRAYLSHAPDGVLLTGTRQRPEMRQRLAKLGIPAVHMMELDPSNERLCVGFSQDEAGRQITTHLLERGYRRIAFFGARLDPRVMQRLDGYRKALQAAGCYAPELEYLNPKPSRIGLGVEMLEVLRREHPDCDAVFCCNDDLALGVLTGSHRIGIKVPEQLAVVGFNDLEGAAWATPTLTSVRTPRYRIGFEAASLLLKLMEGHNVPEQRQLDLGFELKLRGSS